Proteins co-encoded in one Brassica oleracea var. oleracea cultivar TO1000 chromosome C4, BOL, whole genome shotgun sequence genomic window:
- the LOC106341211 gene encoding cyclin-U4-1 translates to MAELENPGVMPTLIAFLSSLLERVSESNDLTRRVATQSQSVSVFDGLSRPSITVHCYLERIFKYANCSPSCFVVAYVYLDRFTHRQPSLPINSFNVHRLLITSVMVSAKFLDDRYYNNAYYAKVGGISTKEMNLLELDFLFGLGFDLNVTPNTFHAYFSYLKKEMTLLQPLSLVLVPPRSVLTFNDEEASHQQQQQLAV, encoded by the exons ATGGCTGAGCTTGAGAATCCAGGAGTAATGCCGACGCTAATAGCCTTCCTATCCTCATTGCTAGAACGAGTTTCCGAGTCCAACGATTTGACACGACGAGTCGCGACTCAGTCACAGAGCGTTTCCGTGTTCGACGGACTGAGTCGACCATCCATTACGGTACACTGCTACCTCGAGAGGATTTTCAAATACGCGAATTGTAGTCCTTCTTGCTTCGTCGTGGCTTACGTTTATCTCGACCGCTTCACTCACAGACAACCTTCACTTCCCATCAATTCCTTTAACGTTCATCGTCTCCTCATTACCAGTGTCATGGTCTCTGCTAAATTCCTCGACGATCG GTACTACAACAATGCGTACTACGCGAAAGTAGGAGGGATAAGCACGAAAGAGATGAATCTTTTGGAGCTAGATTTCTTATTCGGGTTAGGTTTTGATTTAAACGTGACGCCAAACACATTCCACGCTTACTTCTCTTATCTTAAAAAGGAAATGACTCTCCTTCAGCCTCTCTCCCTCGTTCTTGTCCCACCAAGATCTGTCCTTACCTTCAACGACGAAGAAGCTTCTCATCAG